The genomic DNA TATAGCCCAAGTTGATAATTATCAATATATAGTCACTGGACACACAGCCAGCGATCGCGCGGAAACTTTACTTTACAATTTAATGCGTGGTACTGGTGCGGATGGTTTACAAGCTTTAACTTGGCAACGTCAACTAACTGATCATATTGTTTTGGTACGTCCTTTACTCGAAGTTACCCGCACCCAAACAGGAAAGTTCTGTCAAGATTTTAATTTACCCATTTGGGAAGATTCGACCAATCAAAATTTACAATATGCTCGTAATCGCATCCGTCAGGAATTACTACCATATTTAACAGCGAATTTTAACCCCCAAGTAGAATCCCACTTAGCAAGAACCGCTGAACTCCTACAAGCGGATGTAGAACATATGGAACAAATAGCTCACCAATTGCGGGTAGAAGCCTCAGTAAAGGGTGAGAAAGGAGATTTAAAGGTAAATCGTCATCTTTTAAAAAAACAACCCTTAGCTTTGCAACGTCGGGTGATGCGCCAAATACTCCAAGAAATATTACCGGATGCTCCTAACTTTGAACATATTGAAAAAATTACCGCTTTAATTACCGCACCCAATCGTTCTCAAACCGATCCGTTTCCAGGGGGTGCGATCGCCATCGTCGCAGGTGAGTGGATTTTCATCAAAAGAGTTTAGATGAAGGATGAAGTTTTTCACCCCTCATCCTTTCTATGATGCTAATAATTCCGTAGAGGAAATCAAACCTTGGAGAGTCTCACGCATTTCAGAAACAGCCTGAATTTGAGAATCACCTGTTGTTTGCACATCATTTAAGGAATTAGAAATTTCTGTGAGTTTATCCCTAATCCCATCCAAGCAATCTTGAATAGGCTGTAATGTCTCTTGATAAAGATTAACTTTACCTAAACACTCAGCATTTGCTGTTTGCAAGTTGA from Okeanomitos corallinicola TIOX110 includes the following:
- the tilS gene encoding tRNA lysidine(34) synthetase TilS; this encodes MTWSQLHAQIHRTIRARHLFKRNENLLVAVSGGQDSLCLIKLLLDLKPKWGWSLAIAHCDHCWREDSQANADHVKNLAQTWNVPFYLETATNPVNSEATARSWRYQALTNIAQVDNYQYIVTGHTASDRAETLLYNLMRGTGADGLQALTWQRQLTDHIVLVRPLLEVTRTQTGKFCQDFNLPIWEDSTNQNLQYARNRIRQELLPYLTANFNPQVESHLARTAELLQADVEHMEQIAHQLRVEASVKGEKGDLKVNRHLLKKQPLALQRRVMRQILQEILPDAPNFEHIEKITALITAPNRSQTDPFPGGAIAIVAGEWIFIKRV